One window of Atribacter laminatus genomic DNA carries:
- a CDS encoding Hsp20/alpha crystallin family protein translates to MNRFDPFADLTLLQDRINRLFDDSLVQRERQPSPNEAWVPVVDITEDENEIILWVDLPGVSQKEVDITINGDQLTLKGEKKLDQSNQRKYLRRERVIGPFSRTFQLNLPVETEKISASYRDGVLEIHLPKPMELKPRKVSIQTE, encoded by the coding sequence GTGAATCGTTTTGATCCCTTTGCTGATTTAACTCTTTTGCAGGATCGGATAAATCGGCTGTTTGATGACAGTTTGGTTCAACGAGAGAGACAACCATCACCAAATGAAGCTTGGGTTCCGGTGGTGGATATAACCGAAGATGAGAATGAAATTATTCTCTGGGTAGATCTGCCAGGGGTGAGTCAAAAAGAGGTTGATATCACAATTAATGGCGACCAACTTACCCTTAAGGGCGAAAAGAAGCTCGACCAGTCTAACCAGAGAAAATACTTGCGCAGAGAAAGAGTCATAGGTCCTTTTTCAAGAACTTTTCAACTCAATTTGCCTGTTGAAACCGAAAAAATATCAGCTTCTTATCGAGATGGGGTTTTAGAAATACACCTACCAAAACCGATGGAATTAAAACCCAGAAAGGTATCCATTCAAACTGAATAA
- a CDS encoding HDIG domain-containing metalloprotein translates to MNRNDALALLKKYLKNQNLLKHCLACEAIMKDLAPGYNQDPEEWALVGLLHDIDYEITKDCPESHGIEGARILSEAGLSDNVIAALRSHNPATGHVPNSVLEKALYAVDPVSGFIVACALIHPNRTLSGLDLDFLFNRFKEKSFARGADRNQIQTCNDLQLNLNDFLLIALHAMQKISPQLGL, encoded by the coding sequence ATGAATCGAAACGATGCCTTAGCGCTGCTTAAAAAATATTTAAAGAACCAGAATCTGTTAAAACATTGCTTAGCCTGTGAAGCAATTATGAAGGATCTAGCACCTGGTTACAACCAAGACCCTGAAGAGTGGGCCTTGGTTGGGTTATTGCACGATATAGATTATGAAATCACTAAGGATTGCCCCGAATCCCATGGTATAGAAGGCGCACGGATATTAAGTGAAGCTGGTCTTTCGGATAACGTTATTGCTGCATTACGCTCCCACAATCCTGCAACTGGCCATGTTCCGAATAGTGTTTTAGAAAAAGCATTATACGCGGTGGACCCGGTTAGTGGATTTATCGTTGCCTGTGCTCTGATACATCCGAATCGGACTCTTAGTGGATTGGATCTTGATTTTCTATTTAACCGCTTCAAAGAAAAGAGTTTTGCTCGAGGCGCCGACCGTAACCAAATCCAAACTTGTAATGATCTACAGTTAAACCTGAATGATTTTTTGTTGATTGCCTTGCACGCAATGCAAAAAATATCACCTCAACTGGGCTTATAA
- a CDS encoding LysM peptidoglycan-binding domain-containing protein: protein MWNEKSSPTLVKSFFGIFLIGLFLMAISLEGLASTYHTVQAGDNLWSISRHYQVSLESLMEMNALNKNSILKIGQKILIDKSQEESSQETTTHTVCAGDNIWSIAKKYGVSQEKIFKDNNLTESSILRIGQKIIISGSQNHQGTTQSTKNQAATTVIQSYEIKKGDSLWTISRVFGVSIKTIMTANNLSEDSILQVGMKLKIPTQHNEAPQVLVAQNGQKNQTAGEEGFYYTVVSGDTLWNISRKHGVSVNTLMKVNNLKSADRLQINQKIWVSSSEKRPSPGDTSNKYQNYQVQSGDSLWSIARRYRVSLDLLMNVNGLNQQSRLRIGQQIRIPTYVSDGYGESQRGYIWPVMGRVSSPFGMRGGRMHNGIDICAPSGTIIRAAQSGVVTFSGTRGNYGRMVIITHANGDQTVYAHNSVNLVTRGQRVNQNDPIARVGATGNATGNHCHFEIRQKGTAINPMSQLRK from the coding sequence ATGTGGAATGAGAAATCATCACCCACTCTAGTGAAGTCGTTTTTTGGTATCTTTTTAATTGGTCTGTTTCTTATGGCGATTTCCCTAGAGGGTTTGGCATCCACATATCACACTGTTCAAGCCGGAGATAACTTATGGAGTATTTCAAGACATTATCAAGTTTCCTTAGAAAGCTTAATGGAAATGAATGCCTTGAATAAAAATTCAATATTAAAAATAGGACAAAAAATTTTAATTGATAAAAGTCAGGAAGAAAGCAGCCAAGAAACCACTACTCACACAGTATGCGCCGGAGATAATATCTGGTCAATTGCTAAGAAATATGGTGTTTCTCAGGAAAAAATTTTTAAAGACAACAATCTTACCGAGAGCTCGATATTAAGGATTGGCCAAAAGATCATAATCTCTGGATCACAAAATCATCAAGGAACAACCCAATCTACGAAGAACCAAGCGGCAACCACAGTTATTCAATCCTATGAAATTAAGAAAGGTGATTCTTTGTGGACCATCTCCAGGGTTTTTGGAGTTAGCATTAAAACCATTATGACTGCGAATAATCTTTCTGAGGATTCGATTCTCCAAGTTGGTATGAAATTGAAGATTCCAACCCAGCATAATGAAGCGCCTCAGGTTTTGGTCGCTCAAAATGGTCAGAAAAACCAAACCGCAGGGGAAGAAGGATTTTATTATACAGTCGTTTCAGGGGACACCCTATGGAATATTTCCCGGAAGCACGGAGTGAGTGTTAATACTTTGATGAAAGTCAATAATTTGAAGAGTGCTGACCGGTTACAGATTAATCAAAAAATCTGGGTTTCGTCAAGTGAAAAAAGACCTTCTCCTGGAGACACCTCGAACAAATACCAAAACTATCAGGTACAATCGGGTGATAGTCTCTGGTCCATAGCCCGACGTTATCGAGTATCTTTGGATTTATTGATGAATGTTAATGGATTAAATCAGCAAAGCCGATTGAGAATAGGTCAGCAGATCCGCATTCCAACCTATGTTTCTGATGGTTACGGCGAATCACAAAGAGGATATATCTGGCCGGTTATGGGACGAGTTAGTTCACCCTTTGGCATGCGCGGAGGGCGAATGCATAACGGCATTGATATTTGTGCTCCATCAGGAACGATTATTCGAGCTGCCCAGAGTGGAGTAGTTACTTTTTCCGGTACCAGAGGAAATTATGGACGAATGGTAATCATTACTCATGCCAATGGTGATCAAACTGTCTATGCTCATAACAGTGTCAACTTAGTAACCAGAGGTCAGAGAGTCAATCAAAACGATCCGATAGCACGAGTAGGTGCAACGGGCAATGCTACCGGGAATCATTGCCATTTTGAAATTCGCCAAAAAGGAACTGCAATTAACCCAATGAGTCAGCTGAGAAAATAA
- the ileS gene encoding isoleucine--tRNA ligase, with protein sequence MFESLGKVSELSFREEKILEFWREKKIFQKSYQHREGNQRFIFYEGPPTTNGYPHAGHIIGRSMKDLIPRYKTMCGYYVPRKAGWDTHGLPVELEVEKMLGFSGKQDIENYGIDRFNQKCQESIWKYIKEWEKITERMGIWMDMDHPYVTCDNDYIESLWWILKQLFNQNLLYQGYKVLPYCSRCGTSLSSHEVAQGYQDVVDPSVYLLFQVQNRENTFFLVWTTTPWTLVANVALAVGQDLNYVEIQENETGRHFILNRERLEVLFQPEEYTLIKEMKGKELIGMSYHPLMAFLTAKKGYKVYHGDFVSTEEGTGIVHIAPAFGEDDMRLAQIHDLPVLHPVKADGTYDESVPLWQGLWVKDADPLIIKYLQSTGQLYRQETHRHTYPFCWRCDTPLLYYAKGSWFIRSTAVKNTLLENNLKVHWHPEHIQSGRFGNFLENVVDWALSRERYWGTPLNIWKCESCGYQEAIGSRQELNQRANQQIDQIELHRPYVDAITLTCSQCGGEMRRTPEVLDCWFDSGAMFVAQNHYPFENQERFSSLFPADFICEAIDQTRGWFYSLHVLASILFQSPAFKNCLVTELGLDEKGQKMSKHIGNVVSPWELVSSYGADVLRWYVFSVSPPWVPKRFGKQTLGEVYSKFFTTFWNVFHFFVLYANADGFEPKADVVTEFKNRNVLDRWIISRFETMVQQVRDWLDDYEVSRAAKAIENFVIEDLSNWYIRRSRRRFWKSEWDDDKRAAYYTLYEILSELAKAVAPFIPFVAEMVYDSLNKNNSHRKESVHLEDYPSSNSLRVDSDLLLFMEVARKITILGRSVRNKVNIKIRQPLSKAILVIPNQKEREGAIQFEDIIQEELNVKEAQWTATLPEGIELILKPRFSVLGPKHGSKVKEVARALSQVDRQTALQLLEEGHLFIFVSGEKVLIERQEVDILLKASGSVSVESMEGYAVVLDTQLNDFLLREGYLRDLVHQIQLLRKEAGFEVEDRIRIGVNDGTNQIARILIQENEQFIQDETLAYEILYENSLQNVFTREFSFGEYSFNLTLER encoded by the coding sequence ATGTTTGAATCATTAGGAAAAGTCTCCGAGTTAAGTTTTCGCGAAGAAAAGATACTTGAATTTTGGCGGGAGAAAAAGATATTCCAGAAAAGCTATCAACATAGAGAAGGGAACCAACGTTTTATTTTTTATGAAGGACCGCCAACCACCAACGGGTACCCTCATGCCGGCCATATTATTGGCAGGAGCATGAAAGATTTGATCCCCCGCTATAAAACCATGTGCGGATATTATGTCCCTCGTAAAGCTGGTTGGGATACCCACGGACTTCCTGTCGAACTGGAAGTGGAAAAAATGCTGGGGTTTTCTGGGAAGCAGGATATAGAAAATTATGGGATTGATCGTTTTAACCAGAAATGCCAGGAAAGTATTTGGAAATATATAAAAGAATGGGAAAAGATCACCGAACGAATGGGGATTTGGATGGACATGGACCATCCCTATGTGACTTGCGATAATGATTATATTGAAAGTCTTTGGTGGATTCTCAAACAGCTCTTTAATCAAAATCTTCTCTATCAAGGATATAAGGTTTTACCCTATTGTTCACGATGTGGAACTTCTCTTTCCAGTCATGAGGTAGCTCAGGGCTATCAAGATGTAGTTGATCCGTCAGTTTATCTTCTTTTTCAAGTCCAAAATCGAGAGAATACATTTTTCTTGGTTTGGACAACCACCCCCTGGACATTGGTAGCAAATGTTGCATTGGCAGTTGGCCAAGACCTCAATTATGTGGAAATTCAAGAAAATGAGACCGGCAGGCATTTCATCCTCAATCGTGAACGTTTGGAAGTACTGTTTCAACCTGAAGAATATACCCTGATTAAAGAAATGAAGGGGAAAGAACTAATTGGCATGTCCTATCATCCTCTTATGGCCTTTTTAACGGCAAAAAAAGGGTATAAAGTATATCACGGAGACTTCGTTTCAACCGAAGAAGGAACTGGAATTGTTCACATAGCACCAGCTTTTGGAGAAGACGATATGAGGTTGGCGCAAATCCATGACCTTCCTGTGCTCCATCCGGTTAAAGCTGATGGGACTTATGATGAAAGCGTACCACTCTGGCAGGGTCTTTGGGTAAAAGACGCTGATCCTTTAATTATAAAATATCTTCAATCAACTGGCCAGTTGTATCGACAAGAAACCCATCGCCATACCTATCCCTTTTGTTGGCGTTGCGATACCCCACTCCTGTATTATGCCAAAGGAAGTTGGTTCATTCGTTCTACAGCGGTTAAAAATACTTTGTTAGAAAATAACCTTAAAGTTCATTGGCATCCAGAACACATTCAAAGCGGTAGGTTTGGAAATTTCTTGGAGAACGTAGTAGATTGGGCTTTAAGCCGGGAACGATATTGGGGTACTCCTCTTAATATTTGGAAATGTGAAAGCTGCGGTTATCAAGAAGCTATAGGATCAAGACAAGAACTTAACCAGCGTGCGAATCAGCAAATAGATCAAATTGAACTTCATCGGCCGTATGTCGATGCCATAACTTTAACCTGTTCTCAGTGTGGAGGAGAGATGAGAAGAACTCCAGAGGTTCTTGATTGCTGGTTTGACTCGGGAGCGATGTTTGTTGCCCAAAATCACTATCCTTTTGAAAATCAGGAGCGTTTTTCCAGTCTTTTTCCAGCTGATTTTATTTGTGAAGCTATCGATCAGACCCGGGGTTGGTTTTATAGTCTCCATGTTTTAGCCAGCATCCTTTTCCAAAGCCCAGCTTTTAAAAATTGTTTAGTAACCGAACTGGGACTGGATGAAAAGGGGCAGAAAATGAGTAAACATATCGGGAATGTGGTTAGCCCTTGGGAGTTGGTATCTTCCTATGGCGCCGATGTCCTTCGCTGGTACGTTTTTTCTGTATCACCACCATGGGTGCCAAAACGATTTGGCAAACAAACGCTTGGAGAAGTTTATAGTAAATTTTTTACGACTTTCTGGAATGTTTTTCATTTCTTTGTTCTTTACGCTAACGCTGATGGTTTTGAACCGAAAGCAGATGTTGTCACTGAATTCAAGAACCGTAATGTACTCGACCGATGGATAATTTCTCGTTTTGAAACCATGGTTCAACAAGTTCGGGATTGGCTGGATGATTACGAAGTATCACGAGCCGCTAAGGCGATTGAAAATTTTGTAATTGAAGATTTAAGCAATTGGTATATTCGCCGATCTCGAAGGAGATTTTGGAAATCTGAATGGGACGATGACAAACGAGCTGCCTATTATACCCTATATGAAATATTGTCTGAATTGGCGAAAGCGGTCGCTCCCTTTATCCCTTTTGTTGCAGAAATGGTTTATGATAGTTTAAATAAAAATAATAGTCATCGAAAAGAGAGCGTCCACCTTGAAGATTATCCATCATCTAATTCCTTACGGGTCGATTCCGATTTACTTCTTTTTATGGAAGTTGCTCGAAAAATTACCATATTGGGACGTTCGGTTCGGAATAAAGTGAATATCAAAATTAGACAGCCTTTGTCTAAGGCGATTTTGGTGATTCCGAATCAAAAAGAGCGAGAAGGAGCAATACAATTTGAAGATATTATCCAGGAAGAGTTAAATGTCAAAGAAGCACAGTGGACAGCGACGCTTCCTGAAGGAATAGAACTAATTTTAAAACCTCGTTTTTCGGTTTTAGGCCCTAAACATGGTTCTAAGGTAAAGGAGGTTGCACGCGCTCTGTCTCAGGTTGATCGACAAACTGCTCTTCAGCTTTTGGAAGAAGGACATTTATTTATTTTCGTTTCTGGGGAAAAAGTGTTGATTGAACGACAAGAAGTTGATATCCTATTGAAAGCGAGTGGTTCGGTTTCGGTGGAAAGCATGGAGGGGTATGCAGTCGTTCTTGATACTCAATTAAATGATTTTCTCTTGAGAGAAGGATATCTTCGAGATTTAGTTCATCAAATTCAGTTATTAAGAAAAGAAGCTGGGTTTGAAGTTGAGGATCGAATCCGAATTGGAGTGAATGATGGGACCAATCAAATAGCCAGGATTCTCATTCAAGAGAATGAGCAGTTTATACAAGATGAAACTTTAGCTTATGAAATTTTATATGAAAATTCACTCCAAAATGTTTTTACTCGTGAATTTTCCTTTGGTGAATATTCTTTTAATCTGACTTTGGAGAGGTGA
- a CDS encoding peptidylprolyl isomerase — MKGKYSVFIVSIIFMIGIFLFSIQSMAQDNLNTEGVVEEAQNAETPVATEQVVIAEVNGEPVYLAELKEVWDTMPENYRVQFPGGFRDLLEQWIRQVLLVQEAKKLGLADDPDVKKKIENVAQQIMIQEFVTREVIDKAVVSDEEIEKEYSSNPTLYTEAEQVKARHIMVNSMEEADAVQKELKEGKPFEQVAQEKSQSPDAQTGGEMGMIRKGDLDPEMEKILFDLAPGNVSESIETDYGIHIFLVEDHMQPRLKDLAEVKEEIRSKLLPKVQQESFEKMIEDMKNKSEIAILEENLPEDEVTEAPTTETNPETSNPQAEQ, encoded by the coding sequence ATGAAAGGGAAATATTCAGTTTTTATAGTCAGTATTATTTTTATGATTGGTATTTTTTTGTTTTCGATCCAAAGTATGGCTCAAGATAATTTGAATACTGAAGGTGTCGTAGAAGAAGCACAGAATGCCGAAACGCCGGTTGCAACCGAACAAGTCGTCATAGCTGAAGTAAACGGAGAGCCGGTTTATTTAGCAGAGCTTAAAGAAGTATGGGATACTATGCCGGAAAATTATCGAGTCCAGTTTCCAGGAGGATTTAGAGATTTATTAGAGCAATGGATTCGTCAAGTTCTTTTAGTCCAAGAAGCGAAGAAACTTGGTTTGGCTGATGATCCAGATGTGAAGAAAAAGATTGAAAACGTAGCCCAACAGATCATGATTCAAGAATTTGTGACTCGAGAAGTAATTGATAAGGCTGTGGTTTCTGATGAAGAAATCGAAAAAGAATATTCATCGAATCCGACTCTTTACACTGAGGCGGAACAAGTGAAAGCCAGACATATCATGGTGAATTCGATGGAAGAAGCCGATGCAGTTCAAAAGGAGCTTAAAGAAGGAAAACCTTTTGAACAAGTTGCTCAAGAAAAGTCTCAATCTCCTGATGCCCAGACGGGTGGAGAGATGGGAATGATTCGTAAGGGCGATCTTGATCCGGAGATGGAAAAGATTTTATTTGATCTCGCTCCAGGCAATGTGAGCGAATCAATCGAAACCGACTATGGCATTCATATTTTCTTAGTCGAAGATCATATGCAACCTCGGCTGAAAGACCTTGCTGAAGTAAAAGAAGAAATCCGTTCCAAACTGCTTCCCAAAGTTCAACAAGAATCATTTGAAAAAATGATCGAAGATATGAAAAATAAATCGGAAATTGCCATTCTCGAGGAAAACCTTCCCGAAGATGAAGTGACCGAAGCTCCAACAACTGAAACCAATCCAGAAACATCCAATCCGCAAGCCGAGCAATAA
- the glgD gene encoding glucose-1-phosphate adenylyltransferase subunit GlgD encodes MSIRFALILAGGKGNHLSVLSIERAKSAVPFGGFYRLIDFPLSNCVNSGIYDVGILTQYQPRSLIEHIGVGRPWDMDRKKGGIELLQPYLGKTVGGWYRGTGDAIYQNLNIINRKRLDHLLVLSGDHAYMMDYNSLMDYHLDNNADVTLVVTRVKTEDRTRFGILEVDDGNRVFGFEEKPSQPKTNIAFMGIYIFRLEFLNECLQKNVQESKYDLVRNVIIENLNSIKTQAFFYDGCWFDTGTIKAYWEANMHLLDPLPCFNLYDPNWVIYTNRPQNPPAKIGKGALVQSSIIGEGTVIHGEVVHSVVFPGAVIEKDVKIYDSIIFNDSIIKAGSVVERSILDKNVIVGQSSIIGAGNDYTPNRLRPDILSWGVNLVGKNSQIPPHSVIPRNCLIGINVSTNRFGKITELKSGSVIMG; translated from the coding sequence ATGTCGATTCGATTTGCGCTCATTTTAGCTGGTGGGAAAGGGAATCACTTGAGTGTTTTGTCAATAGAAAGAGCCAAATCAGCTGTTCCCTTCGGAGGTTTTTATCGATTGATTGATTTTCCCTTGAGTAATTGTGTCAACTCTGGCATTTATGATGTTGGTATTTTAACTCAGTACCAACCGCGTTCGTTAATAGAGCATATTGGAGTTGGGCGCCCCTGGGACATGGACCGAAAAAAAGGCGGGATAGAACTCCTTCAGCCTTATTTGGGAAAAACCGTTGGAGGCTGGTATCGTGGGACCGGAGATGCTATTTATCAGAATTTGAATATTATTAATAGAAAAAGATTGGATCATCTCTTGGTGCTTTCCGGAGATCATGCTTATATGATGGATTATAATTCTCTTATGGATTATCACTTGGATAATAATGCCGACGTTACCTTGGTGGTGACACGGGTAAAAACTGAAGATCGGACACGATTTGGTATTTTGGAAGTTGATGATGGGAACCGAGTTTTTGGTTTTGAAGAAAAACCATCACAACCAAAAACCAATATTGCTTTCATGGGAATTTATATTTTTCGTTTAGAGTTTTTAAATGAGTGTTTACAAAAAAATGTTCAAGAATCGAAATACGATTTAGTTAGGAATGTAATTATTGAAAATTTAAATTCAATTAAAACCCAAGCTTTCTTCTATGATGGTTGTTGGTTTGATACCGGAACAATTAAGGCCTATTGGGAAGCGAATATGCATTTATTAGATCCACTTCCCTGTTTTAACTTGTATGATCCGAATTGGGTTATTTATACCAATCGACCACAAAATCCTCCGGCCAAGATTGGAAAGGGAGCTTTAGTCCAGTCATCAATAATTGGTGAGGGAACAGTTATCCATGGTGAGGTGGTCCATTCGGTTGTTTTTCCTGGGGCAGTGATTGAAAAAGATGTAAAAATTTACGATTCGATAATTTTTAATGATTCAATAATTAAAGCTGGTTCAGTGGTGGAGAGAAGTATATTGGATAAAAATGTTATTGTGGGGCAGAGTTCGATTATAGGAGCAGGAAATGATTACACTCCCAACCGACTTCGACCGGATATCCTGAGTTGGGGTGTTAATTTGGTTGGTAAGAATTCGCAGATTCCTCCTCATTCAGTAATTCCTCGAAATTGTTTAATTGGTATTAATGTCTCCACCAATCGTTTTGGGAAAATTACTGAGCTGAAAAGTGGATCAGTAATTATGGGATAG
- the galT gene encoding galactose-1-phosphate uridylyltransferase → MSELRKDPVIDRWVIIANERSLKPYDFGVHGELRKPGPCVFCEGMETHTPKEVFSIRGNHTEKNQPGWTVRVVPNKFPALRIEEPFAHCVDGICESLSGSGAHEVIIETPDHYLELGDLSVDHITEVMYVYRERMRNLEKDHRFRYCIIFKNQGASAGASIQHAHSQLIAIPVIPKRVKEELLGADKYYQEKNRCIFCDIVQYHQNNNQRMIVENDHFLAFVPYAPRFPYEIWILPKKHVSHFMKTEDQELSYLSEILKKLLVSMKKSLNDSPYNLILHTTPFERKGEKSYLESYHWHMEMLPTITKVAGFEWGTGFYINPVIPEDAAEVLRKNIPDKI, encoded by the coding sequence ATGTCGGAGCTGAGAAAAGATCCGGTTATAGACCGGTGGGTCATTATTGCCAATGAAAGAAGTTTAAAACCTTATGATTTTGGGGTACATGGAGAACTACGAAAGCCTGGTCCTTGTGTTTTTTGTGAAGGGATGGAAACACACACTCCGAAAGAGGTTTTTTCCATTCGAGGTAATCATACTGAAAAAAATCAACCGGGTTGGACAGTTCGGGTAGTTCCTAATAAATTTCCAGCTTTGCGAATAGAAGAACCCTTTGCCCATTGTGTAGATGGAATTTGCGAATCTCTCAGCGGTTCCGGAGCACACGAAGTGATAATTGAAACTCCTGACCATTATTTAGAACTCGGAGATCTTTCGGTGGATCATATTACTGAAGTTATGTATGTTTATCGGGAAAGAATGCGCAACTTGGAAAAAGACCATCGTTTTCGTTATTGTATAATCTTCAAAAATCAAGGAGCTTCAGCGGGGGCTTCGATTCAACATGCTCACTCTCAGCTTATTGCTATCCCAGTGATTCCTAAAAGGGTAAAAGAAGAGCTTCTTGGTGCTGATAAATATTATCAAGAAAAAAATCGTTGCATTTTTTGTGATATCGTGCAATACCACCAAAATAATAATCAAAGGATGATTGTCGAAAACGATCATTTTTTAGCGTTTGTTCCCTATGCCCCTCGATTTCCTTATGAAATATGGATATTACCCAAAAAACACGTATCTCATTTTATGAAAACTGAAGATCAAGAATTAAGTTATTTATCAGAAATATTGAAAAAACTCCTGGTATCCATGAAAAAGTCACTGAATGATTCTCCCTACAATTTAATTCTTCATACCACTCCTTTTGAACGAAAGGGAGAAAAATCATACCTGGAAAGCTATCATTGGCACATGGAAATGCTACCCACTATAACGAAGGTTGCTGGGTTTGAATGGGGAACCGGGTTTTATATTAATCCAGTAATTCCTGAAGATGCAGCGGAAGTTCTCAGAAAAAATATACCCGATAAGATCTAA
- a CDS encoding M42 family metallopeptidase: MEKSREEFLKKLIETPSPSGFEEQVQKIFGERIQDKVDRFIKDYHGNAIGIIHPDASFRVMLAGHCDEVGLMVEYISDQGYIYFSTIGGIDAHVTPGKRVIIHSSQGPVRGVIGKKPIHLMEEKERQKVVKIEEQWIDVGAKNKEELTKIVQIGDPITMDVGLDQLLGSRVAGRGFDDRVGAFVVAEVLRKVQKERLQCGVYGVSTVQEELGLRGARTSAFRIDPHLGIAIDVTFASDCPDIDKRKIGDVSLGKGPVISRGPNINPHIFQKLINIANQKNIPYQIQAESRATGTDANSIQINRQGVATGLLGIPNRYMHTPSEVIDCDDLDAAIHLLVGFLESIHPEENWIP, from the coding sequence ATGGAAAAATCTCGAGAAGAATTTTTAAAAAAACTCATTGAAACTCCTAGTCCATCGGGGTTTGAAGAACAGGTTCAAAAAATATTTGGAGAAAGAATTCAAGACAAGGTTGACCGATTTATTAAAGACTACCATGGAAATGCTATTGGTATTATTCATCCTGATGCTTCGTTTCGAGTTATGTTGGCGGGTCATTGTGATGAAGTCGGTTTGATGGTGGAATATATCAGTGATCAGGGATATATTTATTTTTCAACAATTGGAGGAATCGATGCCCATGTCACCCCTGGAAAGAGAGTCATAATTCATAGTTCTCAAGGACCAGTAAGAGGAGTAATTGGAAAAAAACCCATCCATTTGATGGAGGAAAAAGAACGTCAAAAAGTGGTAAAAATTGAAGAGCAGTGGATTGACGTGGGGGCAAAAAATAAAGAAGAACTTACCAAAATTGTGCAAATAGGAGATCCGATTACCATGGATGTTGGTCTTGACCAACTCCTTGGAAGTCGAGTTGCTGGTCGAGGTTTTGATGATCGAGTTGGAGCTTTTGTTGTTGCCGAGGTTCTTCGGAAGGTTCAAAAAGAGAGATTGCAGTGCGGTGTATATGGTGTAAGTACGGTTCAAGAAGAACTTGGTCTCAGGGGAGCAAGAACCAGTGCTTTTAGAATCGATCCCCACTTAGGAATTGCTATTGATGTGACCTTTGCTTCTGATTGTCCCGATATAGATAAAAGAAAGATTGGGGACGTGTCTTTGGGCAAAGGTCCAGTTATATCTCGAGGTCCAAATATTAATCCTCATATTTTTCAAAAGCTGATCAATATCGCTAATCAAAAAAATATTCCCTATCAGATACAAGCTGAATCGCGTGCCACTGGGACAGATGCTAATAGCATTCAAATTAATCGTCAAGGCGTTGCTACCGGTTTGTTAGGCATTCCCAATCGGTATATGCATACTCCCTCCGAAGTCATCGATTGTGATGATTTAGATGCAGCAATACATTTATTGGTCGGATTTTTAGAAAGCATTCATCCTGAAGAAAATTGGATACCTTAA